AGCTGCTGGACCTCAGCCGGAAGACGGGCACGCTCACCGTGCAGTCCGCGCTGCGCGACAACGAGGGCGTGGTGCACTTCGAGAACGGCAAGGTGATCTCGGCGTCCATCCGCTCGAACCCGCACCGCATCGGCGACCTGCTCGTGCGTTCGGGGCGACTCACCGACGACGACCTGGCGCGCGTGCGCGAGGCGCAGGCGGCGGGCGACCGCCGACGCTTCGGTGAGATCCTCGTCGGCATGGGGATGGTGACGGCGCGCGAGATGGAGCGGCAGATGCGCCTGCAGATCGAGGCCGTGGTCTTCGAGCTGATGGCCTGGTCCGAAGGCAGTTTCCGTTTCGACGAGGGTTTGAGCGAAGCGGTGCTGCGTGAGGCGTCGGTGCCGATCGGCACGGAGACGCTGCTGATGGAAGGCGCGCGACGCATCGACGAGTGGTCGCGGATCGCCGACCGCGTGCCCAATCTCGGCGTGATCCCCGATCTCGCGCCGGGGGACATGGACCACCCGGCGCTGCTCGACCTCCTGCCGCACGAGTGGCGGGTACTCGCCAGCATCGACGGCGACACCGACCTGCGGAGCATCGCGGCCACGGTCTCGATGAGTGAGTTCGACGTGGCGCGCATCGTGTACGGGCTGGTGAGCACCGGCGTGGTGCTGCTGCGGCAGCCGAAGCGCGAAAGCCAGGCGCTGCCGCTGCCCCAGGAACGGCGTGAACCTTCGGTCACACCGCGCGGCGTGATGCCCTCGGCGCTGCTGCGCGGGGCGGAGGCGTTCCGTCGAGGCGCGTTGGCGGATGGCATTGCGTTCTGGAGCGCCTTCGTCGAGGCCGCACCGACGTATCCGGGCGTGCCGGCGCTGCGCGAAGGCATCGTGGCGGCGACCAAGCTGTTGGAGACGCTGGACCGCGAGGTGCCTCGTGAGCGCTGAGCATATTCGACGGATGAGCGAGGAACTGGCACAGGATCCCTCCAGCCTGGTGTTCCTTCCGCTGGCGGAGGCGTTGTTGGCGCGCGGGGAACTAGCGAATGCCGCGCGCGTGGCGCGCCGCGGGGCCGACCGGCACCCGCAGCGCCCCGATGCGCACGACGTGTTGGCGCGCGTCGCACTGCAGCAGGGCGATCCGGCCGCGGCGGAGCGGGCCTGGCGGTCGGCGCTGCGGTTGGCGCCGCAGTTCGGGCCGGCGCACCGCGGGCTCGGATTCCTCTGCTACGAGCAGGAGCGCTGGTACGAAGCGGAGGAACACCTGGCCGCCGCTCGCGTCGCCACGCCGGGCGACCCCGCCATCGAGCGCGCCTGGGAGGCACTCCAGGTGGCGTGGACGGAAGCCACCTCGGCGCCGGATCCCGGGCCGCCGCCGGCGCGCGCCTCACAACCGTCGGCGCCGGTGCCGGTCCCACCGCCGGAGCCGGAGCCCCGCGACCCCTACGCTCCCTCCCCACGACGCTCGCTCGAGGCGGCCGCCCAACTCTTCGTGGACAGCCTTGACGGCACCCCCCAGGTCGCACTGCTGCTCGATGCCGACGGGCTCGTGAACGCCGGCCACTATGTGACCCGCAGTGGGGAGGACCTCGGATCGGTCATCGGCGCGCACCTCTCCGGGGTGAGCGACGAAGCCACGCGCGCGATGCGGCATTTCGGATTGGGGCGGTGGACCCGCATTCTGCTCGAAAGCGAGGCAGCCACCGTGGTCATGGCGCCGACCGGCGACGGCGTCACGCTGGTGGCTGCGCCGCGCGACCTCCCGCTCGGCTTCGTGCGGCGTACGCTCGAACAGTGTGCCACGGTTGCGCGCCGTTGGCTGGAGGGCGCGTGAGCGGCTACGCGCCGATGATTGCCACCCTCACGCGCCACCGCGGCGTGACGGCCTGCCTGCTCGTCATGGAGGGCGATGGCATCCTCGTGGATGGCACCGCGCAGATCGGCGTCGACACGTCGGCCTTCGCCGCGCTCACGGCGTCGCTGTATCGCAAGGCGGCCAAGGCGGTGGAGGCGGCAGGCTTTGGGTCCGTCGGCTTCTGCGAGCTCGAGGCCGAGCAGGGTCGCGTGCTCGCTGCGGGGCACAACGGCTTGGTCTTGGTGGTCGTCGCGCAGAGCCGAGTGAACGTCGGACTGCTGCGCGTGGACCTGCTGAAGGCGGCGGGCACGCTGTGATTCGGCATTCGATTTCCACAGGCTGGGGCGATGCCCCGCTCAAGCGCTTCGTCGACGACGCGCGTCTGCAGCTGGCCGTGCTGATGCACACCAGCGGCCAGGTGCTCGCGCAGGTGGGTTTCCAGAAACGCCTCGACGTGCAGACGGCCTGTGCGCTCTCCGCCGCCATCAACGCCTCCGCCGTTCACCTCGGCGGAATGGTCGACGGATCGCCGTTCCGCGGGCTGCACTACGCCGGTGTCGAGCGTCAGATTTACCTCGGGCAGGTACCGGCCCGGGGCAGCACGCTGCTGGTGCTCGCCGTGTTCGACAGCGAGAGCTCGCTGGGCATCGTGCAACTGTACCTCAAGGAGTTCCTGGCCAGCGTCGCGGCAACCGCGCCCGCGCAGGAAGATGCCAAGCCGGCGCTGGCCGAGGACTTCGAGCGGGACTTGAATCGCAACCTTGCCCAGTTGTTCGGGAAGGCCTGACCCATGACCGTCTGCGACCGCGGGGACCTGCTGTGAGTTTGGTCAACTACGCCACGCGTGAGATCACGTGCAAGATCGTCTACTACGGGCCGGGCCGGTCCGGGAAGACGACGAACCTGCACTACATCCACGGGCAGGTGCCGAACGACCGCAAGGGCCAGATGGTGTCGCTGGCGACGCAGACGGACCGCACGCTGTTCTTCGACTTCCTGCCGATCGACCTCGGGACCATTTCCGGATTTACGACGCGTTTCCAGCTCTACACGGTGCCCGGTCAGGTCTACTACCAGACCACGCGCAAGCTGGTGCTGCAAGGCGCCGACGGCGTGGTGTTCGTGGCCGACTCGCAGGCGCGGCAGCTGGCCGAGAACATCGAGAGCTTCCAGGACCTGCACGCGAACCTCGCGGAGCAGGGCGTGGACCTGCGCACGATGCCGATGGTGATCCAGTACAACAAGCGCGACCTGCCCGAGGAGTTGATCATGGGCATCCCCGAGTTGGAGGATGCGATCAACTTCCGCGGCGTGCCGTCGTTCGGGGCCGATGCGTTGCACGGCCCGGGCGTGTTCGAGACGTTGCGCGGCATCTCCGAGCAGGTCCTGCGGAAGCTCAGCGGGCGCGAGGAGGGCTGATGCGTCTCGATCCGCGCTACACGTTCGAGCGGTTGGTGGTCGGGGCGGGGAACCGCCTCGCCGCGGCCGCCGTGCGTGCGGTGGCGGAGGCGCCGGGCACCACGTACAACCCGCTGTTCATCTACGGCGGCTCGGGGCTTGGCAAGACGCACCTCATCACCGCAGCGGCGCACCTGCTGCGCCAGTTGCAGCCGGGCGCGGAGATCCTCGCGCTCACGATGGACGAGTTCTCGGAGCAGTTCCACGCGGCCGTCGGTGCGGGCGAGACCTCGGCCTTCGGGCACCGGCTGGGGAACGTGGACCTGCTGCTGCTCGATGACCTGCAGTTCCTCACCGGGCGCCGCGAGATGCAGGCCGAGCTGCTGCGCCTGTTCACGGTGATGCAGGACGCCGATCGCCAGATCCTCTGCGCCAGCGATCGTCCGCCGTCGGACATCACGGATGTCGACGAGCGCCTGATCTCTCGGCTGTCGGGCGGACTGGTCGTGGACGTCGGCCTGCCCGAGTACGAGGCGCGGGTGGCGATCCTGCGCTCGGCGGTCGTCGAGCGGCAGCTGAGCGTGCCCGATGTGGCGATCGAGGCGCTGGCCAAGCGCGGCGTCGCCAGCGTGCGCGAACTGCACGGCCTGCTCAACCAGTGGGTCGCCCAGGAGACGATGGGCGGGCGACCCCGGCGTCCGACGCTGACGCCGCGTCCGGGCTCCATCGACGCGCTGCGCCCCACCGGCGAGTTCCTGAGTTTCCTCACGGATGTCGCGGCGGTGGTGCAGGAGCAAGTCGAGTCCTGGCAGGTGCGGCTGCGCGAGGTGGTCGCGTACTGGAAGGGCGAGGGCTATCGCACGGCGGTGCTCGAGCGCGCACTCGCCCTGCCGAAGGAGCCGGACGTTGCGGGCCTGATCAAGACTTACGTGGCGGCGGTGGAGCACCTGCGTGCGCTGGAAGCCGAGGCCACCGAGGTCGACCGCGCGCTGGGCGGACACGAAGTCTTCCGCGATCCGGAGCGATTGGCGGAGGCGGAGGAGCTGGTGGAGAAGGCACTGGCCGGCGACATGCCGCCCAGCGGCCCGAACCCGGCCCTCGTGCGCGACGCCTTTGACGCGGGTGCGTCGAACCAACTCGCGCTGCACGCGGCGGACGGCGTCATCGAGTCGCCGGCCACGCGCTATAACCCGCTGCTGCTCACGGGGCCCAGCGGTGTGGGCAAGACCCATCTCGTGCACGGCATCGCGAATGCGCTGCAGCAGCTGCACGGCACGAACGTGGCCTGCGTGCACGCACAGGCCCTGGTAGACGAGTTGATCGCGGCCATCCAGCAGGGCAGCGTGGAGCGCTGGCGCGCTCGCTACCGGAATGTCGGCGCGCTCTGCGTCGATGACGTGCAGTTCCTTGCCGGCAAGGAGCGCACGCAGGACGAGTTCTTCTTCGTCTTCAACGCGTTGATTGAGGACGGCAAGCAGATCGTCCTCTCCAGCGACCGGCCGCCGGCGGAGATTGCGGACCTCGCCGCGCGGCTGCGCTCGCGCTTCGAAGGCGGACTCATCGCGCCGATCGAGGCGCCGGACCGGCCGCTGCGCGACAAGCTGGGCACGCGGTTCCTCGCGGCGCTGGGGCGCCCCGCCTCGCCGGAGTTGCTCGATGCCATCTGCGCGCCGGAACTGCGCAGTGTGCGCGAGTTGATCGGCATCGTGAACCGGCTGCACGCGGCCGCCGAGTCGGCGGGTGTGGCCCTCGACGCGGAGTTCGCACGCCGCGAGCTCGGCCTCGCCGCCGCCGATGTCGCCGCGGCGGCGCCCGCGGGCGCGGCGGCACAGGCCGACGACCGCACCTTCCTCGACCGCGAGAAGGCCGTGTGGGAGTGGGCCGACCTCGCCGGCCGCGTCGTCGAGGAGCTGCGCTAAGTGGCCATCAAGGGCTCCCTCAAGGAAGCGTCCCTGCCGGACGTGCTGCAGCTGCTCTCGATGGGAAAGAAGAGCGGCTGCCTGTCGGTGACACACCGCAGCAACTTCGGTTCGATCTACTTCGACAAGGGGCGCATCTCCTACGCGTCCATCGTGAACCGCCGCGACCGGCTGGGCGACATCCTCGTGAAGAGCGCTGTCCTCTCGCAGGAGAAGCTGGACGAGGCCATCGAGTTGCAGGGGAAGGCGCGCGGCAAGCGACTGGGCGAGATCCTCGTGGACGCGGGCATGCTCACGCGCGATCAGCTCAACGCGCAGATGCGCGTGCAGATCGAGGAGGCGGTCTACTTCCTTTTCACCTGGGCGGAAGGGACCTTCAACTTCGAGTCCGATATCGCGCCCGAGGAGCAGGACTTCCTCGTCGCCATCAATCCCGAGTCGCTGCTGCTCGAGGGCGCGCGCCGGGTGGACGAGTGGAGCCTGATCGAGAAGAAGATCCCCTCCTTCGACATCGTGTTCGAGTTGGACCGTCGCAAGCTGGCCGAGAGCGCGCCGCAGCTCACGCAGGAACAGCAGGCGCTGCTGCCCTTGATTGACGGCCGCCGCGATGTGGCCGCGCTGGTGGACGAGTCCGGACAGGTGGAGTTCGAGGTGGGCAAGGCGCTGTTCGGCTTGGCGACGGCGGGCTACCTGCACCGCGTCGGTCGCTCGAAGGCGCCCGAGGATGTTGCCGCCGATGTGCGCGTCGAGGAGCACCGCAATCTTGGCATCGCCTTCTTCCGCGCCGGCATGCTGGACGAGGCCGTGCGCGAGTTCCGCCGGGTCACGGAGCTTCGGCCCGACGATGTGGGGGCGCGCTTCCAGTTGGGATTGGCACACCTGCGACTGGGCAAGTGGCACGAGGCGCTGACGCACCTCGAGGTCGCCTCACGCCAGCGGATGGCGCGGCCGGCCGTCTGGGTGAACATGGCCATCGCGCTGGAACGGCTGGGCCGCGATGCGGAAGCGCAGTCGGCGTTGCTCGGCGCGCTGGACCGTGGCGGACAGGACGAGCCGCGCGTGCACCTCTCACTGGGTACGCTGGCACTGCGCAGCGGGGACTTCGCGGCCGCCGAGGCGCACTTCCAGCGGGCGCGTCCCCTGTATGGCAGTGGCGGGCCGTCGGCCGTGTGGTTCCACGATGCCGCCCTGGCCTCGGCGCTTGCCGGCGAGTTGGAACGCACTGTGGCCCTGTTGGAAGAGGGCACGGCGGCGCACCCGCGTGCGGCCGTGCTGCACAACAACCTGGCCGTCGCGCTGGAGTCGCTGGGGCGTGCCGACGCGGCGGAGCGGGCGCTGCAGCGCGGATTGCAGGAAGATCCGGGACTCGCGCAGTTGCATCGCAACCTTGGTGACCTCCGGCTCGCGGCGGGTGACGGGCCGGCGGCGCTCGAGGCGTACCAACTGGCCGTGCGCCACCAGGAATCCCTGGGGCCGGAGGTGTGGTCGCGCATCGGTGTGCTGCGCGAGCGGCAGGGCGACAAGGAAGGCGCGCTGGCGGCCTTTGACCACGCGCTGGCGCTGGACCCCTCGCATGCGGAGGCCCGCGCGCGCCAGACGGCCCTGCGGCCTGGGTGATGACGGGCCCTGACGACGAGCTGGCAGCCTTTCGTGCGCTGCTCGGCGAGATCGAGCGCAGCGCCGGTCTGGCCTGCACCAACTACAAGGATGGCTGCCTGCGGCGCCGCATTGCGGTGCGGATGCGCGCGTCGGGCTCGGCAGACTTCACGGCCTACACCGCGTTGCTGCGCCGCGAGCCGGCCGAGTTGGAGCGCTTGGTGGCGACGCTCACGATCAATGTCACGCGGCTCTACCGCGACGCCCCGGTGTGGGACCTGCTGGCGGAGCGCGTGCTGCCGGCGATGTGGGCGATGGAGCGCGCCGCGCTGACGGTGTGGAGCGCCGGCTGCGCCAGCGGCGAGGAGGCCTACACGCTGGCAGCCCTGCTACATCGGCACGCGGAGCGCGTGGGCGCGGCGGATCGCCTCCGCGGGGCGGCGGTCATCGGCACCGACATCGACGCGGACTCGCTGCGCGCTGCCGCGGCAGGGCGCTTCGTGCCGGAGGCGTTGGTCGAGGTTCCCGTGGCGTTGCGCAACCGATACTTCGGCGCGGAGCCGCCGCACGCGGCGACGGCGGAGCTGCGGTCCTTGGTACGCTTCGAGCGTCGCGACCTGCTGCTCGAGACGCCGCCGGCGCGCGCGATGCAGTTGATCACCTGCCGCAACGTGCTGATCTACGTGGAGCGGCAGGCACAGGAGCCCGTGCTGCAGCGCTTCCACGACGCCTTGGTGCCCGGGGGCTTCCTGGTCCTTGGCAAGGTCGAGACCATGCTCGGCCCCGCACGCGCGTTGTTCGAGGTGGTGGATCAGCGGCAGCGCATCTTCAGAAAGCGGGCGGCCGCGTGAGCGACCAACACGTCCGCATCGCGCAGCTGGCGGTGGCCAAGGGGACGGGGCGACTGATCGCGGTCGGCCTGGGGTCCTGCGTGGCGGTGATTCTCTACGATCGTGCGCGGCGCGTGGGCGGGCTCGCGCACGTGCTCCTGCCCGCGGGTGCGGCGCGCGATGAGTCTTCACCTGCGCGCGTCGCCCCGTTGGCGGTCCCGGCGCTGATCGCGCGCATGCAGGGCTTGGGCGCCCGTGCGCCGTTCGAGGCGCGCCTCGTGGGTGGGGCGGCGCTTTTCGGAACCATGCTCGTGGGAGCCGACGGGTCGATGGGTGACCGCAACGTGGCCGCCGTTCGCGCGGCGTTGTCCGTGGCCGGCGTTTCGGTGCAGGCCAGCGATGTCGGCGGAAGCAGCGGGCGAAGCGTCACCCTCGACGTGGCCAGCGGAAGCGTGATGGTGCGCGGTGTGCGAGGAGGCGAGCGTGTCCTCTGACCCGCTGCGCGTCCTGGTGGTGGACGACGTGGCCTTGGAGCGCGTGGCCGTACGCGGCTTGGTGGAGGGCTTCAAGGGATTTGCCGTCGTCGGCGAGGCCGTCGATGGCCTTGATGCCGCGCGCCTGGTGCACGAGCTGGCGCCAGACCTCGTGACGCTCGATGTGGAGATGCCTGGCGTGGATGGCCTGCAGGCACTGGGCTACATCATGAGCGAGGCGCCGCGTCCGGTGGTGATGCTCAGTGGTGCGACGACGCGTGGCGGGGAGGACCTCACGATCCGGGCGTTGGAGCTTGGCGCGGTGGACTTCGTGCGCAAGCCGCGCCCGGAGGACGCGCACGGCTGGCGCGACGTGGGCCCGCGCCTCGAGGATGCGCTGCGTGCGGCCGTGGGTGCGAACCTCGGCCTGCCGATGCTGGCCCGCGAGGTCTCGCGGCCCGTGCGGCCGCGCCGCGCGCCGCAGCCAGCGGATCGCGTGGTCGCGATTGCCGCCTCGACCGGGGGCCCCCGAGCGCTTGCCGAGGTCGTGCCGGCACTGCGCGACGACTGTGGCGCCGCAGTGCTCGTGGTGCAGCACATGCCGCGCGGGTTCACGGCCGGCTTGGCGCGGCGGCTGCACGCGCGGTCCTCGCTGGACGTGCGCGAGGCGCAGGATGGCGAGCCGTTGTTGGCAGGTCACGCCTACGTCGCGCCCGGCGGCCGGCATCTACGTCTCGTGACGGACGATGCCGTGATTCGCCTGGCCCTCAGCGACGGTCCACCGATGCACGGCGTCTGTCCGGCTGCAGATCCGACCTTCGAGGCCGCGGCGAAGGCATTCGGTGCGCGCTGCGTGGGCGTGGTGCTCACGGGGATGGGGCGTGACGCGGCGGCCGGGCTTGCCGCGATTGCGCGACGCGGAGGCGTCGCCGTGGTGCAGGACGCCGCGACGAGCGTGGTGCACGGGATGCCGGCGCAGGCGCGCGCGGCCGTTCCGCACGCGACGGAACTGCCCTTGGATGCCATTGCCGCGCGGGTGAACGACGCCCTCGTGGGGCTGGGTCCGACTACCTTACGTACTGGATGAGCCGCACGGGCGTGCGGCGACAGGGAGGATGGGCTGGTGGCTGACGAGACGTTGGCGGCATACAAGGCGAAGTACGCGGCAATCGACGCGCGGCTCGAGTCAGGAGTCGCGAGCGGCGATCGCGCGGCCGTGAAGGCCGAGATCATCGGCCTCTTCAAGGCCGTCGAGGCGCAGGTCGCCGACCTCAGCCAGCTCAAGGACGACATCAAGCAGTTGGTGGAGAAGTGGAAGGCGCAGGAGGGCACCGAGGCCCCGCAGGCACCGCAGTTCCAGGGCGAGAAGCCCGTCGTGCACAGCGATCACATCGGCGCGTCCACCTTCATTGAAAAGGGCTGGAGCCGGCTCTCGCTCGGTGACTACGAGGGCGCCGAGACCGCGCTGACCAAGGCCATCGAGCTCTCCCCCGGCGATCCGCAGAGCGAGGCACTGCTCGGCTGGGCGCAGATGCTGCAGGAGAAGTACGACGACGCGCTGATGAACTTCCAGAAGGTGCTGATGCGTGAGCCCGCCAACGCGCTGGCCCGCATCAACGTCGGCTACATCTGCCTGAAGAAGCGCATCTTCGGCGAGGCCATCGAACACCTGTCGAAGGCCATCCGCCTCGACAACGACCGCAAGGCGACGCTTTACGCGCACTTCTATTTGGGCCTCGTGTACCTCGAGCGCGAGATGTACGAGGATGCGCAGACGTTCTTCCAGAAGACGCTGGGCCTGGGCCCGAACCTGATCGAGGCCTACTACGAGTTGGGTCGCGCGCAGTGGTTCAACGACGAGCGCGCCGAGGCGCTGGCGACGTGGCAGAAGGGGTTCGCAGCCAACAAGTTCAATCCCTGGGGCAAGAAGTGCGCGGAGACGCTCAAGCTGGTCGAGGGCGGGGGAGAGTTGTCGCGCGCCTGATTGCGGCAGTCGCCGTTGCCGGCGTGCTGGCGCTCGCCAGCCCGGGCCGCGCGCAGGTTGCCATCGCGCAGGTTGCCATCGCGCAGGTTGCCATCGCGCAGGTTGCCATCGCGCAGGATGCCGCCCGGGGCGATGCGATCCCGCCCGGCGCGCTGACAATCGCCGAAGGCCGCTACACCGTGGCCTACTACTCCGACGAGGCGCGCCTCGCGCGCTCGCTGCTGCAGGAGGCGCTGGCGCGCGACTCGTTTCCGGGGTTGCCGCGCCCGACAGCGTCGGTGCTGCTGTTGCTCGCGCCGGACGCCGAGCGCTTCCGCGTGTGGGTGGGCGCCAGCGCCCCCGAGTGGGGCGATGCCATCGCGTTTCCGGTTGAGCAACGCATCGTGATGTATGGGCGCGACGCGGCGGCACGCAGCGGCGACCCGCGGATCACGCTGCGACACGAACTCGCACACCTGGCCCTGCACGAGGTGCTCGGTGCGGCGGTGCCACGTTGGTTCGACGAGGGTTACGCGTCCTACGCGGCCGGCGAATGGGGGCGCGACGAGGTGATTGCCACCAGCGTCGGGCTCGTCTGGCGCGGCCTGCCGACCTTGGCGGGACTCGATTCGGGATTTTACGGGGGGTCGGAGGTGGCGCAGCGCTCATACGCGCTCGCGCACCGGGCTGTGGCCGAGCTGGCCGGCCTCGCCCCAGATCGCGGCCTCGCGCTCCTCTTCAATCACTGGCGGCGAGAAGGGACCTTCGAGCGCGCGCTGCGGCGTGCGCACGGCATGTCCTCAGCAGACTTCGAACGCCATTGGCGGTTGCGCATCCGGCGACAGTACGGGGCGCTAGCCTTGGCGGCGGACCTCACGGTGCTCTCCGCGTTCCTGTTGCTACTACTTGGGCCCATGTGGTGGCAGCGGCGCACTCGCCAGCGGCTACGGCTGGAGCGTATGCGACAGGCGGACGCGGCGCAGGAAGCGCGAGAGCGGGCAAGTGCCCTTGCGGCGCTGCTCGGCGAGGATGTCACGGAATCGCCCGGTGACGACCGCATTAAGGGTTCGTGAAGGCGCCCCGATTTGGTTGACGACAACTATAGGGTGTCCTAGACTTCCCGACCTATGTCCGAACACGTGAGCTCGACGGGCGGTCTGTGGTCGCGTCCTGCGCTGTGGTGGGGGCTATCTGCAGCGGCCTTGGCCCTGGGGTACGCCGACCTGTGGCGGGGGGGCATTACCGTGGCCCCGATTCTGCTGGTGGTTGGCTACTGCATCCTGATTCCAGTCGCCATCCTGAAGTGACGCGCGTTCGGCGCGTCGGGAACCGAAGCGCCGGGCGAATAGCTCAGTTGGTTAGAGCACCTGCCTTACACGCAGGGTGTCGGGGGTTCGAGTCCCTCTTCGCCCACTGTAGTTGATGGATCCCCGGAACCCTTTCGGGAGCCCGCGGGATAGCACATTCAACGCCTTCTGAGGAGTTGGCAGTGACCGTACGTGCCCGTTCCCTGGCCGCCGCCGCGGCGATCGTTGCCCTGGCCGGCGCCGTTCCAGCCGATGCACAGCCGGTGCGGCGTCCGCCGCGCCCCGATACGCCCTTCCTCACCGTCCAGGTCTTCCGGTCGGCGGACAAGCAGGCCGGTCCCGCCGCGTCGGACGCCCTGCGCGAGCGCCTGATCCAGGTCTTCCCGGGCCCCGTGCTCTGGGTGATCGAGAAGGAGCGCATGGTGGAGCTGTTGCAACAGTCGGGCTACCCGACGAATGAGCAGCTGGCCCGCACGGACGAGAACTCGCTGGCCAAGTTCATGCGCGCCGACGAGTACGTGCGCGGCAACGTGACCCGCCAGCCGGACGGCGAGTACCGCATCGATGCCCAACTGGTGCTCACGCGCGATGCCTCGCTGACGCAGCCGTTGCCGGCCGTCACCGGCCGCTCGCCGGAGCGGGCCGCCGTGGCCCTGGTTCGCCCGCTGCAGGATGCGCGGCGGCAGCTGGACAACGAGAAGAAGTGCCGAGAACACGCGATCAACGGCCGCTTTGACGATGCCGTGGCCGAGGCGGACAAGGCGATTTCGGATTATTCAAACGCCACCCTGGTCCGCTACTGCAAGATCAACGTGCTGGTGCAGAAGAAGGCCTCGAGTGCCGAGCTGATCCAGGCGGCGGACGAGATCCTGGCGATCGATCCGAACAACCGCGTCGCCCTGGCCATCGGCGCCGACGCCCAAAAGGAAGCGGGCAACGTGGAGAAGGCGAACGAGCTGCTCGTGCGCCTGCTTTCCAATGACCCGACGAATGCGAAGCTGGCCGAGGACGTGGTCAATGCGTTGGCGTCCAGCCGCCAGTATGACGTGGCCAAGCAGATTGTGACGCAGGCGGTGAAGGACAATCCGGGCGACGTGTCGCTGGTGCGCCTGCAGTTCCTCATCCTGGCGACGGCTGGCGACTACAAGCCGGCCATCGCGACGGGCGAGGAGATGATCCAGCTGGACACGGCGCTCGCCGACGTGCAGTTCTGGACCCGCCTCACGGCGCTCTACACCGCCGATAGCCAGCCGGCGAAGGCTGCCGATGCGGCGCGTCGCGGTACCAACAAGTACACGGAGAACGCCGAGCTTTGGCAGCTGTATGCGCAGGCGCTGCGGCAGTCTGGCGATCTGCCCGGTTCGATCAACGCGGCCAAGCGGGCCCTCGAGATCAATCCGTATATCCCCTCGGCGTGGCTGCAGATCACGCAGGGTTATATGCAGCTGCAGCAGCCCGACAGCGCCTTGGTGGCCCTGCGGCACGCCACTGCTGCGGGAGACAATGCCGACCTGATTGCCAGCGTCGCGTCCAGCATCGGCAACCAGATGCGTGTTCGTGCGGACTCAGTGCGCTTGGACATCCGCCCGGATTCCACGAAGGACATCCCGGAGTTCCAGCGCGCCATCGCCGTGCTGCAGTTCGCCGAT
This is a stretch of genomic DNA from Gemmatimonadaceae bacterium. It encodes these proteins:
- a CDS encoding DUF4388 domain-containing protein, with protein sequence MAIEGPLRELGIHDVFQLLDLSRKTGTLTVQSALRDNEGVVHFENGKVISASIRSNPHRIGDLLVRSGRLTDDDLARVREAQAAGDRRRFGEILVGMGMVTAREMERQMRLQIEAVVFELMAWSEGSFRFDEGLSEAVLREASVPIGTETLLMEGARRIDEWSRIADRVPNLGVIPDLAPGDMDHPALLDLLPHEWRVLASIDGDTDLRSIAATVSMSEFDVARIVYGLVSTGVVLLRQPKRESQALPLPQERREPSVTPRGVMPSALLRGAEAFRRGALADGIAFWSAFVEAAPTYPGVPALREGIVAATKLLETLDREVPRER
- a CDS encoding tetratricopeptide repeat protein, whose translation is MSEELAQDPSSLVFLPLAEALLARGELANAARVARRGADRHPQRPDAHDVLARVALQQGDPAAAERAWRSALRLAPQFGPAHRGLGFLCYEQERWYEAEEHLAAARVATPGDPAIERAWEALQVAWTEATSAPDPGPPPARASQPSAPVPVPPPEPEPRDPYAPSPRRSLEAAAQLFVDSLDGTPQVALLLDADGLVNAGHYVTRSGEDLGSVIGAHLSGVSDEATRAMRHFGLGRWTRILLESEAATVVMAPTGDGVTLVAAPRDLPLGFVRRTLEQCATVARRWLEGA
- a CDS encoding roadblock/LC7 domain-containing protein, whose protein sequence is MSGYAPMIATLTRHRGVTACLLVMEGDGILVDGTAQIGVDTSAFAALTASLYRKAAKAVEAAGFGSVGFCELEAEQGRVLAAGHNGLVLVVVAQSRVNVGLLRVDLLKAAGTL
- a CDS encoding GTPase domain-containing protein, with amino-acid sequence MSLVNYATREITCKIVYYGPGRSGKTTNLHYIHGQVPNDRKGQMVSLATQTDRTLFFDFLPIDLGTISGFTTRFQLYTVPGQVYYQTTRKLVLQGADGVVFVADSQARQLAENIESFQDLHANLAEQGVDLRTMPMVIQYNKRDLPEELIMGIPELEDAINFRGVPSFGADALHGPGVFETLRGISEQVLRKLSGREEG
- a CDS encoding ATP-binding protein; its protein translation is MRLDPRYTFERLVVGAGNRLAAAAVRAVAEAPGTTYNPLFIYGGSGLGKTHLITAAAHLLRQLQPGAEILALTMDEFSEQFHAAVGAGETSAFGHRLGNVDLLLLDDLQFLTGRREMQAELLRLFTVMQDADRQILCASDRPPSDITDVDERLISRLSGGLVVDVGLPEYEARVAILRSAVVERQLSVPDVAIEALAKRGVASVRELHGLLNQWVAQETMGGRPRRPTLTPRPGSIDALRPTGEFLSFLTDVAAVVQEQVESWQVRLREVVAYWKGEGYRTAVLERALALPKEPDVAGLIKTYVAAVEHLRALEAEATEVDRALGGHEVFRDPERLAEAEELVEKALAGDMPPSGPNPALVRDAFDAGASNQLALHAADGVIESPATRYNPLLLTGPSGVGKTHLVHGIANALQQLHGTNVACVHAQALVDELIAAIQQGSVERWRARYRNVGALCVDDVQFLAGKERTQDEFFFVFNALIEDGKQIVLSSDRPPAEIADLAARLRSRFEGGLIAPIEAPDRPLRDKLGTRFLAALGRPASPELLDAICAPELRSVRELIGIVNRLHAAAESAGVALDAEFARRELGLAAADVAAAAPAGAAAQADDRTFLDREKAVWEWADLAGRVVEELR
- a CDS encoding tetratricopeptide repeat protein, translating into MAIKGSLKEASLPDVLQLLSMGKKSGCLSVTHRSNFGSIYFDKGRISYASIVNRRDRLGDILVKSAVLSQEKLDEAIELQGKARGKRLGEILVDAGMLTRDQLNAQMRVQIEEAVYFLFTWAEGTFNFESDIAPEEQDFLVAINPESLLLEGARRVDEWSLIEKKIPSFDIVFELDRRKLAESAPQLTQEQQALLPLIDGRRDVAALVDESGQVEFEVGKALFGLATAGYLHRVGRSKAPEDVAADVRVEEHRNLGIAFFRAGMLDEAVREFRRVTELRPDDVGARFQLGLAHLRLGKWHEALTHLEVASRQRMARPAVWVNMAIALERLGRDAEAQSALLGALDRGGQDEPRVHLSLGTLALRSGDFAAAEAHFQRARPLYGSGGPSAVWFHDAALASALAGELERTVALLEEGTAAHPRAAVLHNNLAVALESLGRADAAERALQRGLQEDPGLAQLHRNLGDLRLAAGDGPAALEAYQLAVRHQESLGPEVWSRIGVLRERQGDKEGALAAFDHALALDPSHAEARARQTALRPG
- a CDS encoding protein-glutamate O-methyltransferase CheR, translated to MTGPDDELAAFRALLGEIERSAGLACTNYKDGCLRRRIAVRMRASGSADFTAYTALLRREPAELERLVATLTINVTRLYRDAPVWDLLAERVLPAMWAMERAALTVWSAGCASGEEAYTLAALLHRHAERVGAADRLRGAAVIGTDIDADSLRAAAAGRFVPEALVEVPVALRNRYFGAEPPHAATAELRSLVRFERRDLLLETPPARAMQLITCRNVLIYVERQAQEPVLQRFHDALVPGGFLVLGKVETMLGPARALFEVVDQRQRIFRKRAAA